The Engystomops pustulosus chromosome 4, aEngPut4.maternal, whole genome shotgun sequence genome contains a region encoding:
- the SENP8 gene encoding sentrin-specific protease 8 isoform X2, producing MDQVVLSYGDCLLRSSDVALLDGPHWLNDNIIGFIFEFLASTLAPSTAKRVALLSPEVSQFIKCCGNDVQEFLQPLDLPKKDLVLLPVNDNAGTEAGGTHWSLLAYLRSAREFLHYDSAPGTNAPHARLMARNLSSMLAGKPHYREEEAPAQHNSYDCGMYVVCVAQALCEQYFRGGNNLSLQIITPQYVTLKRSEWKEIIRGLGSHSKATCGP from the coding sequence ATGGACCAAGTGGTGCTGAGTTATGGAGATTGTCTTTTGCGGTCTTCAGATGTTGCCCTTCTAGACGGCCCTCACTGGCTGAATGATAACATCATTGGTTTTATTTTTGAATTCTTGGCATCCACGTTAGCCCCATCAACAGCTAAAAGAGTTGCCCTCCTCAGTCCGGAGGTGAGCCAGTTTATAAAATGTTGCGGGAATGATGTGCAAGAATTTTTACAGCCTCTGGACTTGCCAAAGAAAGACCTGGTTCTGCTGCCTGTTAATGATAATGCTGGGACTGAAGCAGGGGGTACACATTGGAGCCTTCTGGCCTATCTTCGTAGTGCCCGTGAATTTCTTCATTATGACTCGGCACCAGGCACTAATGCCCCACATGCCCGACTCATGGCCAGAAACCTAAGTAGTATGCTTGCTGGTAAGCCACATTATCGGGAAGAAGAAGCCCCAGCCCAACATAACAGCTATGACTGTGGCATGTACGTAGTGTGTGTGGCACAAGCTCTGTGTGAGCAGTATTTTCGGGGAGGCAACAATCTGAGTCTGCAGAtcatcacacctcagtatgttaCACTGAAGCGCAGCGAATGGAAAGAAATAATTAGGGGGCTGGGAAGCCACTCTAAAGCTACATGTGGACCTTAA